The following are encoded together in the Pseudomonas sediminis genome:
- the hisG gene encoding ATP phosphoribosyltransferase, which yields MLTIALSKGRILDDTLPLLAAAGIEPTENPDKSRKLIIPTTQDDVRLLIVRATDVPTYVEHGAADLGVAGKDVLMEYGGQGIYEPLDLQIAKCKLMTAGKVGAPEPKGRLRVATKFVNVAKRYYAEQGRQVDIIKLYGSMELAPLVGLADKIIDVVDTGNTLRANGLEPQELIATISSRLIVNKASMKMQHARIQALIDTLRGAIEARHPH from the coding sequence ATGTTGACCATCGCCCTGTCCAAAGGCCGCATTCTCGATGACACCCTGCCGTTGCTGGCTGCAGCGGGCATCGAGCCGACCGAGAACCCGGACAAGAGCCGCAAGCTGATCATCCCGACCACTCAGGATGACGTGCGCCTGCTGATCGTGCGTGCCACCGATGTGCCGACCTATGTCGAGCACGGTGCCGCTGATCTGGGTGTCGCCGGCAAGGATGTACTGATGGAGTACGGCGGCCAGGGCATCTACGAGCCGCTGGATCTGCAGATCGCCAAGTGCAAGCTGATGACGGCTGGCAAGGTCGGTGCGCCGGAGCCGAAAGGCCGCCTGCGCGTGGCCACCAAGTTCGTCAACGTCGCCAAGCGCTACTACGCCGAGCAGGGCCGTCAGGTCGACATCATCAAGCTGTACGGCTCGATGGAACTGGCGCCGCTGGTGGGCCTGGCCGACAAGATCATCGACGTGGTCGACACCGGCAACACCCTGCGTGCCAACGGCCTGGAACCGCAGGAACTGATTGCTACCATCAGCTCGCGGCTGATCGTCAACAAGGCCTCGATGAAGATGCAGCACGCGCGCATCCAGGCTCTGATCGATACCCTGCGTGGCGCCATCGAGGCGCGACATCCGCACTGA